One part of the Sphingobacterium sp. LZ7M1 genome encodes these proteins:
- a CDS encoding YihY/virulence factor BrkB family protein, producing MEKQESKGFFKDTFQILKNTVMGFMNEDSMKYSASLAYYTIFSLGPILVLMISLAGIFYGEDAIKGKLFSELNELVGLTAARQIQDVIKNLSLSGKSNLALIVSIVTLIIGATTVFGDMQNSINKIWHVKAKPKKGWLKMIMDRLLSSSLIIGLGFLLVVTLVVNGIILAFTDRLLRFFPDMTVYVMDLINFALTFGITFILFAVIFKVLPDVTISWRPVKAGALFTAILFAIGRFGIGFYLQSSDTESTYGTAASIVLILLWVYYTAAILYFGAIFTREFATFHGISIEPSEYAVHVELKEIERNVSEIPPAPLTEEERVIEK from the coding sequence ATGGAAAAACAAGAAAGCAAAGGATTTTTTAAGGATACATTTCAAATATTAAAGAATACTGTCATGGGATTTATGAATGAGGACAGTATGAAATACAGCGCTTCACTAGCTTATTATACGATATTTTCACTTGGTCCCATATTGGTTTTGATGATTTCCCTGGCAGGGATCTTTTATGGAGAGGATGCCATCAAAGGTAAGTTGTTTTCAGAGTTGAATGAGCTTGTTGGGCTGACCGCTGCCCGTCAGATTCAGGACGTCATCAAGAACCTGAGTCTTTCTGGTAAATCTAATCTGGCCCTTATCGTCAGTATCGTGACCTTGATCATCGGTGCCACCACAGTATTTGGGGATATGCAAAACTCCATCAATAAGATTTGGCATGTCAAGGCTAAACCCAAAAAGGGCTGGTTAAAGATGATTATGGACCGTTTGCTTTCTTCTTCCTTGATCATTGGATTGGGATTCTTATTGGTCGTGACTTTGGTTGTCAATGGTATTATCCTGGCCTTTACCGATAGGTTATTACGATTTTTCCCGGATATGACGGTCTATGTGATGGATTTAATCAATTTTGCATTGACCTTCGGTATCACTTTTATCCTCTTTGCCGTGATCTTTAAGGTGCTACCCGATGTGACCATCAGCTGGAGGCCTGTAAAGGCAGGAGCCCTTTTTACAGCTATATTGTTCGCTATTGGCCGTTTTGGAATTGGTTTTTATCTACAATCATCCGACACGGAGTCTACCTATGGTACTGCGGCATCCATTGTCTTGATCTTGTTATGGGTGTACTATACGGCCGCCATCCTTTATTTTGGAGCCATATTTACCCGAGAGTTTGCTACGTTCCATGGCATCAGTATTGAACCATCGGAATATGCGGTTCATGTAGAATTAAAAGAGATAGAAAGGAATGTCAGTGAAATCCCCCCCGCGCCACTAACTGAGGAGGAAAGGGTTATTGAAAAATAA
- the pfkA gene encoding 6-phosphofructokinase — protein MNKIRRIGVYTSGGDAPGMNAAIRAVVRTALFNDLKVTGIFRGYEGMIEGDFTEMVSRSVSSILQKGGTILKSARCPEFRTPEGRKKAYENIKRVGIDALVAIGGDGTFTGAEVFSQEYDIPVMCIPGTIDNDLYGTDYTLGFDTANNTVIDAIDKIKDTAASHNRLFFVEVMGRDSGCIALNAGVAGGAEAIMLPEKDTAIDELIEMLEVAKDRNKTSMIVIIAEGDKNGGAYNVAKRVEEKFDFYDTKVSILGHLQRGGSPSSFDRVLATRMGYFAVNELINGNRSATVGIRGSKMVSTTLEEALRGKEFKLDEELITIAEVMNI, from the coding sequence ATGAACAAGATACGAAGGATTGGCGTTTATACATCAGGAGGAGACGCTCCAGGCATGAATGCAGCCATTCGCGCAGTAGTTCGAACAGCACTTTTTAACGACCTCAAAGTAACAGGTATATTTAGGGGATACGAAGGAATGATCGAGGGAGATTTCACCGAAATGGTAAGTCGCTCGGTAAGTTCTATCCTTCAAAAAGGTGGAACTATTTTGAAATCTGCTCGCTGCCCCGAATTTAGAACTCCTGAAGGACGTAAAAAAGCGTACGAAAATATTAAAAGAGTGGGGATTGACGCTTTGGTGGCAATCGGTGGAGATGGAACCTTTACAGGGGCCGAAGTGTTCTCCCAAGAATATGATATCCCGGTGATGTGTATCCCAGGAACTATCGACAACGACCTATATGGTACGGACTATACCCTAGGTTTTGACACGGCAAACAATACTGTCATTGATGCCATCGACAAAATTAAAGATACCGCCGCATCACATAACCGTTTGTTTTTCGTTGAAGTAATGGGTAGAGACTCTGGATGTATCGCCCTGAATGCTGGTGTAGCTGGTGGTGCAGAAGCCATTATGCTCCCTGAAAAGGATACCGCGATCGACGAACTCATCGAAATGTTGGAAGTTGCAAAAGATCGAAACAAAACCTCCATGATCGTTATTATTGCTGAAGGTGATAAAAATGGTGGCGCCTACAATGTTGCCAAACGCGTGGAAGAAAAATTTGATTTTTATGACACAAAAGTTAGTATATTAGGACATTTACAACGTGGAGGATCCCCAAGTAGTTTCGACAGAGTACTTGCAACCCGAATGGGATATTTCGCAGTCAATGAACTAATAAATGGCAATAGAAGCGCTACAGTAGGAATACGTGGTAGCAAAATGGTAAGCACCACTCTGGAGGAAGCTTTGCGTGGCAAGGAATTCAAACTGGATGAAGAGCTCATCACTATTGCTGAAGTAATGAACATATAA
- a CDS encoding efflux RND transporter permease subunit, with amino-acid sequence MKITEISIKRPSLIIVLFILLTLGGIFSYTQLGYELIPKFEVNVITIQTVYPGASPSEVESTVTKKIEDAVSSLENIKKLESTSLENVSIVMITLNDGADVNFLLTDAQRKINAVLNDLPEDVEAPSLNKFSLDDIAIMSLAVTSNQSEKELYDLLDNKIQPIFARISGVAKVDMVGGEEREIQVSVDPQKAEGYGVSISQIQNVIAQSNLDFPTGNVSTRESRTTIRLAGKVVDVEELRNLPITTPTGVTIFLRDVADVQDGIKEIEKIARLDRKNTILLQVFKQSDANAVEVSKLVKETIETVQVDYKTDNIQIKVANDSTDYTLNAADNVIHDLMIAIALVGFIMLFFLHSLRNAAITMIAIPLSLVATFIGLLLMGYTLNLMSLLGLSLVVGILVDDAIVVIENIHRHMEMGKNKVRAAYDGAKEIGFTVSAITLVIVVVFLPIAMSTGLVANILAQFCVTVIISTLLSLLVSFTVVPWLYSRFGKLEHINPNSFIGKIVHGFEAGLTAFTHWITGILEWCLKNWKTKLATLFIALVLFFGSFALVGLGYIGTDFFPASDKGEFMIQLELEKDASLEKTNFLTQKAESIIESKPEVESIITTVGQSSDGVMSTAGSRYKSEIHVILKDTYTESSKVYSARLKRELENKLIGSKVTAVNMGLMGAEQAPLKLTVMGSDLEDAREFAIKAEEILRNIPGATGVKLTSEDGNPEIRVQVDRDKMTSLGLNVATVGMTMQTAFSGNTDNKFRAGDNEYDINIRFAESGRANINDVRTLKFINNQGATISLDQFATVGYGSGPTLLERRDKSPAVSIQGSVVGRPMGTVAAEWEEGFSKLERKPGVVYVWGGNMESQTEGFGTLGVALIASILLVYLVMVALYDSFSTPFVVLFSIPLSFIGALLLLALTNQTLNIFTILGIIMLIGLVAKNAILLVDFANHRKEHGDSTHDALVAANHARLRPILMTTIAMVFGMIPIALATGDGADTNRGLAIVIIGGLLSSLLLTLVVVPVVYSIFDGFGRRWGKKEKTDYAELMEADYVPNEHYVDEMEVKHN; translated from the coding sequence ATGAAGATTACTGAAATATCGATAAAACGTCCGAGTCTAATCATAGTATTGTTCATACTATTGACATTAGGCGGGATATTCTCATATACCCAATTGGGTTATGAGTTGATACCTAAGTTTGAGGTAAACGTAATTACCATCCAAACCGTGTATCCAGGTGCTTCACCTTCCGAGGTTGAGAGTACTGTAACCAAGAAAATTGAGGATGCCGTATCCTCGTTGGAAAATATCAAGAAATTGGAATCCACTTCCTTGGAGAACGTTTCGATCGTAATGATTACCCTGAATGATGGAGCGGATGTCAACTTCCTGCTCACAGATGCCCAGCGGAAGATCAATGCGGTCCTCAATGACCTCCCTGAAGATGTCGAGGCTCCATCCTTGAATAAATTCTCCCTGGATGATATCGCCATCATGAGTTTGGCGGTGACTTCCAACCAATCTGAGAAAGAATTGTACGACCTGTTGGACAACAAGATACAGCCGATCTTTGCGCGTATCTCTGGTGTTGCAAAAGTAGACATGGTCGGTGGTGAAGAACGTGAAATCCAGGTTTCCGTAGATCCACAAAAAGCAGAAGGTTATGGAGTTTCCATTTCCCAGATCCAGAACGTAATTGCACAGTCCAATTTGGACTTTCCTACGGGTAACGTGAGCACACGTGAGTCTAGAACGACAATCCGTTTGGCAGGTAAAGTTGTGGATGTTGAAGAGTTGAGAAACTTGCCTATTACCACGCCTACAGGTGTAACGATCTTCTTGAGAGATGTTGCCGATGTTCAGGATGGTATCAAGGAAATCGAAAAAATCGCTCGTTTGGACCGTAAGAATACCATTCTATTACAGGTATTCAAGCAGTCGGATGCGAATGCGGTTGAGGTTTCCAAATTGGTAAAAGAAACCATTGAAACTGTTCAGGTAGATTACAAAACAGATAATATTCAGATCAAAGTTGCGAACGATTCAACGGATTATACCTTGAATGCAGCAGACAACGTAATCCACGATTTAATGATCGCGATTGCCTTGGTAGGTTTTATCATGTTGTTCTTCTTGCACAGTTTGAGAAATGCGGCGATCACCATGATTGCGATTCCGTTATCCTTGGTGGCAACCTTTATCGGTCTGTTATTGATGGGATATACCTTGAACTTGATGTCCTTGTTAGGTCTTTCCCTAGTGGTAGGTATCTTGGTCGATGATGCGATCGTTGTAATCGAGAATATCCACCGCCATATGGAGATGGGTAAGAATAAGGTTCGTGCAGCTTATGATGGAGCAAAAGAGATTGGATTTACCGTATCGGCGATTACCTTGGTTATCGTGGTGGTATTCTTGCCTATTGCGATGTCAACCGGTTTGGTAGCTAACATCCTAGCACAGTTCTGTGTGACGGTAATTATTTCGACCTTATTATCCTTATTGGTTTCCTTTACCGTGGTGCCTTGGTTGTATTCACGTTTCGGAAAATTAGAGCATATCAATCCTAATTCCTTTATCGGAAAGATTGTACATGGTTTTGAAGCAGGATTGACAGCATTCACGCACTGGATCACAGGTATCCTTGAATGGTGTTTGAAAAACTGGAAAACCAAATTGGCAACCTTGTTTATCGCTTTGGTTCTATTCTTCGGTTCATTCGCATTGGTAGGACTTGGATATATCGGTACTGACTTCTTCCCGGCATCAGATAAGGGAGAATTCATGATCCAGTTGGAATTGGAGAAGGATGCGTCTTTGGAGAAAACCAACTTCCTGACACAAAAAGCAGAATCGATTATCGAGTCTAAACCAGAAGTGGAAAGTATCATTACCACAGTAGGTCAATCCTCTGATGGGGTAATGTCTACAGCAGGTTCACGCTATAAGTCAGAGATCCACGTGATCTTAAAAGATACCTATACAGAAAGTTCGAAGGTTTATTCAGCTCGTTTGAAACGTGAGTTGGAGAATAAATTGATCGGTTCCAAAGTTACGGCCGTAAACATGGGCTTGATGGGAGCAGAGCAGGCACCTTTGAAATTGACCGTAATGGGTTCAGATTTGGAAGATGCACGTGAGTTTGCGATCAAGGCGGAAGAGATTTTACGCAATATCCCTGGAGCTACAGGTGTGAAATTGACTTCGGAAGATGGTAACCCTGAGATCCGTGTTCAAGTGGACCGTGATAAGATGACTTCACTTGGATTGAATGTGGCTACTGTAGGTATGACCATGCAGACAGCATTCTCGGGTAACACGGACAATAAATTCCGTGCAGGTGATAACGAATATGATATCAATATCCGTTTCGCTGAGAGTGGAAGAGCAAATATCAATGATGTGAGAACCTTGAAGTTTATCAATAATCAAGGGGCTACCATTTCACTGGATCAGTTTGCAACCGTAGGTTACGGATCAGGACCAACATTATTGGAACGTCGTGATAAATCACCGGCGGTATCTATCCAAGGTTCGGTAGTTGGTCGCCCAATGGGTACCGTAGCTGCTGAATGGGAAGAAGGATTCTCTAAGTTGGAGCGTAAGCCTGGTGTAGTATATGTATGGGGTGGTAACATGGAAAGTCAAACTGAAGGTTTCGGTACCTTAGGAGTAGCTTTGATTGCATCCATCTTATTGGTGTACTTGGTTATGGTTGCTCTTTACGATAGTTTCTCTACTCCATTTGTGGTATTGTTCTCGATTCCATTGTCATTCATCGGAGCGTTATTGTTGCTAGCATTAACGAACCAGACCTTGAACATCTTTACCATCTTGGGTATTATCATGTTGATCGGTTTGGTGGCGAAGAATGCGATCCTATTGGTTGACTTTGCCAACCATAGAAAAGAACATGGGGACAGTACACATGACGCTTTGGTTGCTGCCAACCATGCCCGTCTACGTCCGATCTTGATGACAACCATCGCGATGGTTTTCGGTATGATCCCGATTGCATTGGCGACAGGTGATGGTGCGGATACCAACAGAGGTTTAGCGATTGTAATTATCGGGGGACTTTTATCGTCTCTATTATTGACCTTAGTTGTCGTGCCGGTAGTTTACTCGATCTTCGATGGTTTCGGTCGTCGTTGGGGTAAGAAAGAAAAAACGGATTATGCTGAATTGATGGAAGCGGATTATGTTCCAAACGAACATTATGTTGACGAAATGGAAGTTAAGCATAACTAA
- a CDS encoding NUDIX domain-containing protein: MQTHFTIDCVILTFDEGQLKVLLAERNEYPYKDWWALPGYFVNKYEEMADAVARILFEMTGLKYIYMDQLAAFAGVKRHPEGRILTVAYMALVQMEEVKNKISSGGTYMRQLKWFPVTELPDLAFDHKDIIELSLDRLKKTVTFSTTPYELLPAKFTLTQLQQVYEALLNKQLDKRNFRKKINNLGYLKELNEFQKGVSYRAAKLYSFDKKKFHKIFSQD; the protein is encoded by the coding sequence TTGCAAACACATTTTACCATAGATTGTGTCATTCTGACATTTGATGAGGGCCAACTAAAAGTATTGTTAGCGGAAAGAAATGAATATCCTTACAAGGATTGGTGGGCTCTACCGGGCTATTTTGTGAATAAATACGAGGAAATGGCCGATGCTGTGGCCCGTATCCTATTCGAGATGACTGGGTTAAAGTATATTTACATGGATCAATTGGCCGCCTTTGCCGGGGTCAAGCGACATCCCGAAGGGCGGATCCTAACGGTTGCTTACATGGCTTTGGTACAGATGGAAGAGGTCAAGAATAAAATTTCCTCGGGCGGTACCTATATGCGTCAGCTGAAATGGTTTCCTGTAACAGAATTGCCTGACCTGGCCTTTGACCACAAAGATATTATAGAGCTGAGCTTGGACCGACTCAAGAAAACGGTCACTTTTTCTACCACTCCCTATGAGTTATTGCCAGCCAAGTTTACCCTGACCCAATTGCAGCAAGTCTACGAGGCCTTACTCAACAAACAGCTAGATAAAAGGAACTTTAGGAAAAAAATCAATAATCTGGGTTATCTCAAAGAATTGAATGAATTCCAAAAAGGAGTATCCTATCGTGCAGCAAAGCTGTATTCATTCGACAAGAAAAAATTCCACAAAATCTTTAGCCAGGACTAA
- a CDS encoding glutathione synthase, producing MKIAILINQSHKEEEKFTTTMLALKALERGHSVLYIGLADFVYEDEQTVLAHCRVINPEHGLSNGADFVKHLKDAEKTLVDLGEIDVLWLRFDPTLDMLNRPWAAAAGIQFAQIVKRNGRYVINDPDYLVQANNKLYLENFPKSVRPKTLVTRNHDDVLRFLEEQKDKIILKPLKGSGGKNVFMIDYKERQNLKQTVEAIARDGYVIAQEYLPEAKKGDIRFFMMDGEPLIVDGKYAAVRRVQKEDEIRSNIHQGAKPEEAIIDENILNLVGKVSQQLKDDNMYLVGLDIVGDKIMEVNVFSPGALYHASQILKKDFANAIIMDLEKKVKDFYNK from the coding sequence ATGAAAATAGCGATCTTAATCAACCAGTCTCACAAAGAAGAGGAAAAATTCACGACGACCATGCTGGCCCTCAAAGCCCTTGAAAGAGGACATTCCGTTCTTTACATTGGCTTGGCAGATTTTGTTTATGAAGATGAACAGACCGTATTGGCGCATTGCCGCGTCATTAACCCCGAACATGGCCTCAGCAATGGAGCAGATTTTGTAAAACACCTGAAAGATGCTGAAAAGACCTTGGTCGATTTAGGCGAGATCGATGTCCTTTGGCTTAGGTTTGACCCTACCCTGGACATGCTCAATAGACCTTGGGCCGCAGCAGCGGGAATCCAGTTTGCACAGATCGTCAAAAGGAATGGTCGCTATGTTATCAATGACCCTGATTATTTGGTCCAAGCCAACAACAAACTCTATCTGGAGAATTTTCCAAAATCCGTTCGTCCCAAAACCTTGGTCACCAGAAACCACGACGATGTCCTTCGTTTCTTGGAGGAGCAAAAGGATAAGATCATCCTTAAACCCTTAAAAGGTTCCGGAGGCAAAAATGTCTTTATGATCGACTATAAAGAACGCCAAAACCTAAAACAAACCGTAGAGGCCATTGCTAGGGACGGTTATGTCATTGCACAGGAATACCTTCCTGAAGCAAAAAAAGGCGATATTAGATTCTTTATGATGGATGGCGAACCATTGATCGTCGATGGAAAGTATGCCGCAGTCAGGAGAGTCCAAAAAGAAGATGAAATCCGTAGCAATATCCACCAAGGGGCTAAACCGGAAGAAGCTATCATTGATGAAAATATCCTGAACCTCGTTGGCAAGGTATCCCAACAGCTTAAAGATGATAACATGTACCTAGTTGGTTTAGATATCGTTGGCGACAAGATCATGGAGGTGAATGTATTCAGCCCAGGTGCTTTATACCATGCTTCACAAATTTTAAAGAAGGACTTTGCAAATGCCATCATCATGGATTTAGAGAAAAAGGTCAAGGATTTTTACAATAAATAA
- a CDS encoding efflux RND transporter periplasmic adaptor subunit encodes MKRTLITLIVIIAAGAGIYFILQKNKAKNDADTAAVAEKNAAVAVRIDTAENSNMSLEYLANGTFMPKQEVTVAAETGGRVVRVMVDEGSRVSAGQTLAIVEGDKLNVNVANAQASYDNALANLQRYENALSTGGVTQQQVDQMRLQFESSKNNLKSAKLTAGDVTIKTSVAGIVNSRKIEPGAYVSPGTPAFDIVNVSTLKLRVNVDEKNVATLRVGQVVNVRVSVYADREFTGKITFIAPKSDGSLNFPVEIEIANNPNNELRAGMYGTAVFGASGTSSVLVVPRTAFVGSISDNKVFVLKNGKAVESEVVAGRSFGDNIEVLSGLQAGDQVIVSGQINLFNNSPVEIIK; translated from the coding sequence ATGAAACGTACATTAATTACCCTAATTGTTATCATTGCTGCTGGAGCAGGTATCTACTTTATCCTCCAAAAGAATAAAGCAAAAAATGATGCAGATACAGCTGCGGTAGCTGAGAAGAATGCTGCAGTGGCAGTTCGTATCGATACGGCTGAGAATAGCAATATGAGCTTAGAATACCTAGCGAACGGTACTTTTATGCCAAAACAAGAAGTAACGGTAGCAGCAGAAACTGGTGGTCGTGTGGTTCGTGTTATGGTTGATGAAGGATCAAGAGTTTCAGCAGGACAGACTTTGGCAATCGTGGAAGGCGATAAGCTGAACGTGAATGTTGCTAATGCGCAGGCAAGTTATGATAATGCGCTAGCGAACCTACAACGTTATGAGAATGCCCTGAGCACTGGTGGTGTTACTCAACAACAAGTGGATCAAATGCGCCTTCAGTTTGAAAGTTCGAAAAATAACCTGAAAAGTGCAAAATTGACTGCTGGTGACGTAACGATCAAAACATCGGTTGCAGGTATCGTGAATTCCCGTAAGATTGAACCAGGTGCTTATGTAAGCCCAGGTACTCCGGCATTTGATATCGTAAATGTGAGCACTTTGAAATTGCGTGTGAATGTTGACGAAAAGAATGTTGCAACCCTACGAGTGGGACAGGTTGTAAACGTAAGAGTGAGTGTATATGCTGACAGAGAGTTTACTGGAAAGATTACTTTCATTGCACCTAAGTCCGATGGAAGCTTAAACTTCCCAGTGGAGATCGAGATTGCGAACAACCCGAACAATGAATTGCGTGCAGGTATGTACGGAACTGCTGTATTCGGAGCAAGCGGTACTTCAAGCGTATTAGTGGTTCCTAGAACAGCATTCGTAGGTAGTATTTCGGATAACAAAGTATTCGTTTTGAAAAACGGAAAAGCAGTAGAATCAGAGGTTGTAGCAGGTAGAAGCTTTGGTGATAATATTGAGGTTCTTAGCGGTTTACAAGCTGGTGACCAAGTTATTGTTTCAGGTCAGATCAACTTGTTTAACAACTCACCTGTTGAAATCATTAAATAA
- a CDS encoding TetR/AcrR family transcriptional regulator: MENRKDQIIDAALKRFSHFGFHKTTMNEIADDLRITKANLYYYYPDKSTFILDVLIKIGNDVYAGEKEIVESYSGDLMKTMTDVLEYRAAYTRKYYVLHICENLDWIKGLDLNEVMEEFYKREVALIKMLFQRSIEAAELIMDDVEGCAQTLVEIQKGLGIIHTISDVITGIPNEANVDKIVESQKRALKLIFEARIASNK; the protein is encoded by the coding sequence ATGGAGAACCGTAAGGATCAAATCATTGATGCAGCGTTGAAACGCTTCTCTCATTTTGGTTTTCATAAAACCACAATGAATGAAATTGCCGATGATCTGCGAATTACAAAAGCCAATCTTTACTATTATTACCCAGATAAGTCAACTTTTATTTTAGATGTATTGATAAAGATTGGAAATGATGTGTATGCAGGAGAGAAGGAGATTGTAGAGTCCTATTCAGGCGACCTGATGAAGACGATGACGGATGTATTGGAATATAGGGCTGCTTATACCCGCAAATATTATGTGTTGCATATCTGTGAGAACCTGGACTGGATCAAAGGTCTGGACTTGAACGAGGTGATGGAGGAGTTCTATAAACGTGAGGTGGCCTTGATCAAGATGCTTTTCCAACGTTCGATAGAAGCTGCCGAATTGATCATGGATGATGTGGAAGGATGTGCACAGACTCTAGTAGAAATACAGAAAGGCCTTGGGATTATTCATACCATTTCGGATGTCATTACAGGCATTCCGAATGAGGCGAATGTAGACAAGATCGTAGAGAGTCAAAAAAGAGCGCTAAAACTAATTTTCGAAGCACGAATAGCTAGCAACAAATAG
- a CDS encoding BadF/BadG/BcrA/BcrD ATPase family protein encodes MIAVVFSGSRYADWRLAEKGRILHGFRTTGINPYIQDERFIFQLLNKNTQLINNAEKIRKIYFFGAGASSKERQEKIEKVFSNFFKNAKVKASHDMLASAISTFGNEKGIIGIIGSGSNAAYYNGRKVVENNYGLGYILADEASTNWQARQILKDFLTESMPQGFREKLLHKHNIDRKVILDKTYNSPNPNIFLTSFADFILENKDDPYMEGIIKKGLEKYVKTYLVPLSETFPDSTLNFTGSVANNYADWLREIAKENHLAVGTIIREPVQNLVKYFINKN; translated from the coding sequence ATGATTGCAGTCGTTTTTAGTGGATCAAGATACGCCGATTGGCGACTTGCCGAAAAAGGCAGGATCCTTCATGGATTCCGCACTACCGGTATCAACCCTTATATCCAAGATGAAAGGTTTATCTTTCAGCTGCTCAATAAAAACACCCAACTGATCAACAATGCCGAAAAGATCCGCAAGATCTATTTCTTCGGCGCCGGTGCCTCTTCCAAAGAAAGACAGGAAAAGATCGAAAAGGTATTTTCCAATTTCTTCAAGAATGCCAAAGTCAAAGCCAGCCACGATATGCTGGCCTCGGCAATCTCCACCTTCGGAAACGAAAAAGGGATCATTGGCATCATCGGCAGTGGGTCAAATGCTGCATATTATAACGGACGTAAAGTCGTCGAGAACAATTATGGTCTGGGCTACATCCTAGCGGATGAAGCTTCTACAAACTGGCAGGCACGTCAGATCCTCAAGGATTTCCTGACCGAGTCCATGCCCCAGGGATTCCGCGAAAAGTTATTGCACAAGCACAACATCGACCGCAAGGTCATCCTGGACAAAACGTACAACAGCCCAAACCCTAACATCTTCCTGACCTCTTTCGCCGACTTCATCCTGGAAAACAAGGATGACCCTTACATGGAAGGGATCATCAAAAAAGGTCTCGAAAAATATGTGAAGACCTATTTGGTCCCCCTTTCGGAGACATTCCCTGACTCAACCTTAAATTTCACAGGTTCAGTAGCTAATAATTACGCCGATTGGTTGCGCGAAATCGCCAAAGAAAACCATCTGGCCGTGGGCACCATTATTAGGGAACCTGTACAAAACCTTGTTAAATATTTTATAAATAAAAATTAG
- a CDS encoding TolC family protein gives MNKTKLMALMVAGMLSGSLLHAQETLTLQEAVKFALENKAEAKKAMLDLENSEYQIDEVRAGALPQINGSASVKYNAIIPSMPLEVGGQTQYLKMGQPWNSTAGLSVNQQIFNQSLFTGLKAAKTTREFYIINRQLTDESLIEKVANAYYDVFQTQLQLETIDNNLENTNKTKTVIEGLVTAGIARQIDLDRIIVNINNLVAQRQIVVNALELKENALKFAIGMPIETDIELPEETFDVNLEMATSTMDLSGRTEIKLMEKQAELLELNRKSMKAAYYPSLSFGGDIGYQGFGQGIPGSNDFKWFPTSGLGLNLSIPIFNGGSTKAKINQATIQIKQLEVDIEDTRLGLNLANENAKAQIKNSLLTVDANRRNVDLSKEVLDDTQNNYRNGLATLTELLDAENALATAENNLNTSLLNYKIAEIQLIKANGQLKTLVNE, from the coding sequence ATGAATAAAACAAAACTTATGGCCCTTATGGTAGCGGGAATGCTATCCGGATCATTGTTACATGCACAAGAGACCTTAACCTTGCAGGAAGCGGTAAAATTTGCATTGGAGAATAAAGCTGAAGCCAAAAAGGCGATGCTGGACCTAGAAAACTCGGAGTACCAAATCGACGAGGTTAGGGCAGGAGCTTTACCACAAATCAACGGCTCGGCAAGTGTAAAATACAATGCCATCATCCCAAGTATGCCCTTGGAAGTTGGTGGACAGACCCAATACCTTAAAATGGGTCAGCCTTGGAACTCCACTGCTGGACTTTCAGTGAACCAACAGATCTTTAACCAATCTTTGTTCACTGGCTTGAAAGCAGCAAAGACCACGCGCGAATTTTATATAATCAACAGACAGTTGACCGATGAATCCTTGATCGAGAAAGTGGCCAATGCGTATTACGATGTTTTCCAAACGCAACTGCAATTGGAAACCATTGACAATAACTTGGAAAATACCAATAAGACCAAGACGGTAATTGAAGGTTTGGTTACTGCGGGTATCGCAAGACAGATCGACTTAGATCGTATCATAGTAAACATCAACAACTTGGTTGCACAGAGACAGATCGTTGTCAATGCATTGGAACTAAAGGAAAATGCCTTGAAGTTTGCGATAGGTATGCCAATCGAAACAGATATTGAATTGCCAGAAGAAACATTTGATGTAAATCTGGAAATGGCAACATCAACCATGGATTTATCAGGTAGGACCGAGATCAAGTTGATGGAAAAACAAGCTGAATTATTGGAGCTGAACAGGAAGAGCATGAAAGCGGCCTATTATCCATCGTTGTCATTTGGTGGTGATATCGGTTACCAAGGTTTCGGTCAAGGGATTCCGGGAAGCAATGACTTCAAATGGTTCCCAACATCAGGACTAGGCTTGAACCTATCCATTCCAATCTTCAATGGTGGTTCTACCAAAGCGAAGATCAATCAGGCAACCATCCAGATCAAACAATTGGAGGTTGATATTGAAGATACACGTCTTGGACTGAACTTGGCCAATGAAAATGCGAAAGCGCAGATCAAGAACAGTTTATTGACCGTGGATGCGAACAGAAGAAACGTTGACCTGTCAAAAGAAGTTTTGGATGATACCCAGAACAACTACCGTAACGGTTTGGCAACCTTGACCGAGCTTTTGGATGCAGAGAATGCACTGGCTACGGCAGAGAACAACCTGAATACCTCATTGTTGAATTATAAAATTGCCGAGATCCAGTTGATCAAAGCAAACGGACAGTTAAAAACATTAGTAAACGAATAA